The region TGATTTTCTAACTAAAAACAGAGTCCCTTTAGTGTCATGTTGCTAAGATCTTAATGAGAAAACAAACTCTAAATTGAGTCTTCCCACTTCTGAACATATAAAAAGATACTCAGTGgatacaataatataaatactGTCTAGACAtggtttatattaaaataaaattgttaaTTATACAATGATGATCATCTCAGTTACTGAAATGTATGATTGTATTTGATCAAAATTTAAATTGTATCTCAAACAACTTTGAACCTTTGATGTCAATCTGACACTAATGTACAATTCACAATAAACCTCAGCAAAATGCTGAAGTGCTTAAGCCTCTTGTGATTATTGTCCTGGCTTGGAAATAAACTACAATTCAGTTAAAAGGCTATTTCTtgtattcataataataataataataataataataataataataataataataataataataataataatacattttagttAAAGGCACCTCTCTGGGCACTTGAGGACAccgtacaataaataaacaaaacaataagaaacaaaacagataaaagacaatGTAGAAGAGACAAAACAGAGTAAAATGAGATAGTACAGTTCAAGTTAAGTGGGGTATGCAATTCTGAATAAGTGAGTTTTTAGCCTTGATTTTATGACAGACATATTATGTCTTGGTTCACTGATGGTTCAGAGCCCCTTTGAGGGGAGTTTTACATAATCGCTGTGTCTCAATTCCTcctatatttttcttccttcctttctttcttcggTAGGGTGCAGATGAGTGTGTTGCTTGTGCCAACCTTCGAGATGGTCCTTACTGCATGTCCTCTTGCCCCACTGGAGTAAACGATGGACAGAGGGGGCTGATCTTCAAATATCCCAATAGAGACGGTCACTGTGAACCATGTCACCACAACTGCACTCAAGGGTgagactgaacaaaaaaaatgatgtccgcagtgtgtgtgtgtgtgtgtgtgtgtgtgtgtgtgtgtgtgtgtgtgtgtgtgtgtgtgtgtgtgtgtgtgtgtgtgtgtgtgtgtgtgtgtttttgtgtgggcatgtgtgttttcacatgCATCCATCCTTAAAAGTGTCACATTAATATCATCTATGAATATTGAGGATTATAATGTGTTTATCTGTTACAGATGCTCAGGCCCAGGATTGAATGATTGTTTAGAAACAGTCATACTGGCAATTAGTAGGTGAGTGTTTCCCCCTGCTGGTGAATATCAAATGCTACACTGCAATATACACTGatcaaccaaaacagtaaaaggTGTGCAGTGGTCAGTACCTTCCAAAAGTGGTCCCAGAAAGGATCATCAGCAGTAGGGTCATGGATGCCAAAGACTCACTAATGCGAGTGGGGAGTGAATGCCAGACCATTTTGTCCGATCACACAGTAGAGCTCCTGTAGCACAAATGGATGAAACAGTTAATGCTGTAGGTGCATGTGTGTCGTTAACTTGGGGAAGAGATGGCACCAGGATGCAATATGGGAAGAGGGCAAGCGAGCGGAGGCAGTGTGATGCTCTGAGTGATGTTCTGCTCGGAAACCTTGGGTCCtggcattcatgtggatgttatTTTGACATGTACCACCTACCTACACATTGCAGATCAAGTACACCCCTCCATGGCAACAGTATTCCCTGATGGCAGTAGCCTCTTTCAGGTGGATAATGCACCCTACCACATTGCAAAGATTTTTCAGGAATGGTTTGAGGAACATGACAAAGAGTTCAAGGTGTTGCCTTGGCCTCAAAATTCCCCAGATCTTAATTTGATTGACCATCAGTGGAATGTGCTGGAAAAACGATTCCAATCCATTGAGGCCCCATCTCACACGTTACAGGACTTAAAGGATCTGCTACTAACGTCTTGGTTGCAGATACCAGAGGACTCCTTCAGAGGTCTTTGGAGTCCATGCATTGACAGGGGACCATAACAATATAggcaggtggttttaatgttttggctgatcGGTGTATGTCATCCATCAACAACTCACCATGATACAGATACGGTAGTATTGCCAACTGAAACTAACACTTACAACACTATAAGAACAGTACTGCTTCTCTTTATCAGAAATTTCGAGAGAGCTGGGACTGAAAATCTAAATAGAAAACTAAGACAAAATTGAGAAAATATCTCATCTGGAAAAATTATTTAGAAATTTAGAAAATGACCAGTTTGCTTCTGTCCATCTCTTCCTTCTGCTCTGACTGACAGAGAAGTGTAATAAACTCAACTTCTTCTATGCTTGTTTCTCATGTAAAATTCTAATATAATGTTGTATGATAATGATGTAGCATAACTATCCTTGCATATGGAAATGGAGATTTCAATTCACCTGTCTCATTTGAGATGGTGTGCTTGCCTACACCTGTGACTTTTAAAACGTTACCCTCTAAGACATATTTCACATGACGACTTATTGCACTTGCACAGTACGTTTTTTCTGCTTACGTTTGTGTGAGTAATTATGGAGTTCAGGAACTTTGCTTCACTCTATCTTTAGCTCTGTATAATTGATCTGTTGCTATTTGTGCATGATACCCACATGAATATATTCCATGCTGGTACGTTGGCTTGTATCTCAGCAACTGGAACAAACCAGTTCACCTGACAACAACCTTGAAGAAAAGGTTTTTGATCAGATCAAATTTGCAGGAACCAAAACATATAGTTTCAACATGATGTCATATCTAACTTTACTTCTAACCCTTACccagtttcttttttaaccttttattccACACTTGcatctctctctgcttctctctgcagtggTCAGATCACAGGCATAGCTTTAGGTGTGCCGGCTGGTTTGATTTTCTGcctggttttgtttttcctggGTGTGTTGTACCACCGAGGTCTGGCTATCCGCCGCAAGAGAGCCATGAGGAGGTACCTGGAGAGCGGAGAGGTGAGTCTCTTTGGGGACAATTCAACTCAACGAGGTGCTACAAGCTGCCTTTGctaattgtgtttgttttcactgaGAAAACAGCCATCTGGGAATGATCCTTGTGTTTCTGGCAGAGCTTTGAGCCACTGGGTCCAGGAGAGAAAGGTACCAAGGTTCATGCCCGCATCTTGAGGCCCTCAgatctgaaaaaaatcaaagcacTCGGCTCTGGAGTTTTTGGCACAGTGCACAAGGTATTCATTAACCTCAATCTGCCTTTTGAACATTCACTCATTGCCCACTGACCAGTCTCGGTCACAGCCTCATATGTAGCTACTCATTTGACTGCAgctatatatttaatttgtgtttaaggGCTtttggactccagagagagagacagtgaagaTCCCTGTGGCCATTAAAACCATCCAGGATAGCTCCGGTCGACAAACCTTCACTGAGATCACAGATGTGAGAATCAGACTTGCCTgaaaaatttacaaaaaaaaaattacagaaaacATCAATTAATGTgacatatacagtaatatagAATATgttgagaaggaaaaaaaaaatattagaaggacattgttgttattttttcataCATATAATATTTTGTGATCATGTTCTTTGTGTAGCACATGCTGTCTATGGGTAGCCTAGACCACCCCTACATTGTTAGGCTTCTGGGCATCTGTCCAGGTGCCAGTCTGCAACTGGTGACCCAGCTCAGTTCCCAGGGCTCCTTGGTGGAGCACCTCAGGCAGCACAAGAACAGCCTGGACCCCCAGCGCCTGCTCAACTGGTGTGTGCAGATCGCTAAAGTGAGTGCACCCGGACTGACAGACCTTTTTAAGTAGACcctacattaattaattaattggctTTCAGTGGTGacatgtttgtgtctcagggTATGTACTACCTGGAGGAGCACTGCATGGTGCATAGAAACCTGGCTGCCCGCAACATCCTACTGAAGAACGACTACCAGGTCCAGATCTCTGACTATGGTGTAGCAGATCTCCTTTATCCTGATGACAAGAAATATGTCTACACAGACACCAAGGTTGTTATGACACACTCAGTTCATGATACACCTTGAATTGTCAAGTCACAATTAGGactttttcactgtttcttcCAGTTATCAAATCAAACCAAATCTGAACACCCTGTCTGTAATTTGTGTCCTAATCCAGACACCTATTAAATGGATGGCTCTTGAAAGCATTTTGTTTCGAAGATACACTCATCAAAGTGATGTTTGGAGTTATGGTAAGTTGCAGAGTATTTTGGTTCTGTGTGTATTTAGGGTTACGCAGTTTGAACCAATAAACCTACTTTCCTCTTGAAAGCTACTGTCTGTGAATGTTGGCCGGGAGTATTTAAATGTGGCATCTCTCTTCCCGGACAGGCGTGACAGTGTGGGAGATGATGTCATATGGGGCAGAGCCCTATGCGTCTGTGCAGCCTCAGGAGGTGCCGAGTCTGCTGGAGAAGGGCGAACGTCTGTCTCAACCCCACATCTGCACTATAGACGTCTACATGGTCATGGTTAAATGTGAGTGCCATAAAACATTCCACCagtttacacaaacacacagagtcatgCACACCAAATCTGAattattttgcttcttttgttCAGGCTGGATGATTGATGAAAATATAAGGCCGACCTTCAAAGAGCTAGCCAGTGACTTTACTCGAATGGCAAGAGACCCACCTAGATACCTCGTCATCAAGGTgatgccatcatcatcattcatttcacAGCTTAGCCCACTGACTGTTGACTGAGACCTTAAACCCTGTTCCTCCATATTATTCTGTAGGTGGAAGGAGGAGAAGCTGCCTCAGAACAGATCCATCGAAGAGAATCAGAGCGAGGGCTTCTAGACGCAGCTTTGGATGACCAAGATGAAGAGGGACTAGAGGATGGTTTGGCTACTCCTCCTCTTCAACACTCTCCATCTTGGAGTCTGTCGCGTTCAAGGATTAGTTCTTACAGGGTGATTAAATAAGCCTTTTATTTGACAGATAGACTCTTTTATGACTGGTTCAGAGCCAGAAAAGAAACCAgcacacaacatttttttcttccctaATTTGTAGAGTGGCACCTCTCAGGCCGGACCAGTTGGATACCTGCCAATGACCCCTAGCCCTGTAGACAGCATCCGCCAGGtgggacagacacacacgttcacacaaaaacatgcgAACAAACACTTTTCCACTCTGTTAAACTATTGACACTTGCCTTACAAGTGATGAAGTAGATCCATTTAGCTATAACAACTTTGCTTTAATCAGCAAATTACTACACTTTGCCAAGCGGTGTATAAAATCAATATTACAACCCAGCACTGACAGTAGGCCAGTGCCTCAAGAAGTGAAACACATTGAAAGGTGTCATTATAGGATTAATTTCCATGAGATGCTGCATGAatccatgtctctctctctgttttctgtctcagcTGTGGTTTCAGAGGTCTCGTCTGAGCTCAGTGCGAACTCTGCccgagaggtcagaggtcagggggAGTGGCAGGGAGGCAGAGCTGTGTGAGGAAGGTTTAAGGACCGGGAGTCTTCACAGGGCCCGGTTTGGATCTGAAAGGGGCAATCCCCATATCAACCGGCACAGGAAGCTCTCAACAGCATCAAGTCCATCTTCATATAAAGTGTGGATGgcaggggaagaggaggaggtggaccATTATGGTTATGTTCTTCCTGGTTCACCTGACACCCCAGACAGAGGTAAATCATGTGAACTCAAATGGCAGCATGCTGAGTTATCATAGTAATTGCTTGACTGTTTTGTTCCCTGTTAAAAGTAACTGGTAAATTATTACATAAACAATACTTAATCAAAGCATCTTCCCTGATCTTCTTCCTTTTACACATTCTGCCATGTCTCACAGTCTGCAGAGTTTCTCATGCTGGACGAAGAAACTCAAGATCAACCAAGAACAATCCGTCTCTCGTGGTGATAAATCCCTCCCATGAGTACGAGGTCATGAGCAAAGAGCCTGGTGCTCCACCTTGCTCGACAGCAGGCGACTCATCACAGGTAGATGCCCTTTCAGTTGCACTTTGTCGTAAAACCTCGCCTCTACCTTCTCTGACCTTCATAGCGCCATTACCTGCAGAGGACACAACACATTTGGAAAGCCTGACACCAGCTGTAAGGAGTAGGCAAGTAAATGAGGATTGTGAGGGAACAGTAGCAGAACAAAGAGACTCTGCAAAGAAACATCAGCTCACTGGGGACTCTGAGAGTGAGATCAAAGTTGTGGATGACCAAGGACAGGCAGTGCAAGGGATAGGCAGGTACGAATACATGGACATCAGACGCTCTGACTCTACAGAGGGACAGGATCAAGCACATGAGAGGCGTGGGCATCAAACATCTGCAAAGAGTGTAGCAGAGACAGACGGAACAGACGGGGCAGAGGAAAGCCAAGTAGTGGAGGTGTTGAAAAAAGAGCAccaggaagaagaggaagaggagaagaaccactgtacaaataaacaacCCACACTTGAGGGGAATCTCAGCAGTATGGTCATGCCCAGGCCAGATGTGCTCACAGCTGGGGGGGAGAAGGTAGAGGAATATGAAGAGATGACCGGATTTGGAGTGGTATCCAGTGGGTGGGAACATGCAGACTACCAGAACCTGCCAGTGAAGGGGAGGGCTGTTTCTGAGGACATGGGCAGTGGCAGTTGTGCAGGGATCGGGGGATACATCAAGGTGTGTGCTGGCATGGAATCTGGCAGCAACACATCATTTGACAACCCAGACTACTGGCACAGCAGACTGTTCCTCAAGCCAGATGCTGTACGTACTTAAGAATGTTcactgggacagagacacagTAACTGCTGCAGTTACTTCAGGTCtacatttgtttctgtttttatatcttttacaAGATTATTTCATTGCTTTCCAGCATCCAACAGGTATTGAAAGATAAAAATCATTATAGATTTCACTATAATTGCACAGTGTTATAGTAAATAAAGGTTTACCAACTGTGAGTTGGTACAAAGCCACAAAATAAAGACTATAGCAGATACAATGTGGTTTGTGAACATGCACTCTGGTGAGCAACAATAGACATATAAAGTGTCTTGCAACACATAATGCTTTATTGTTATAATAATCCTGTAATTTGCAGCAGTAGGATGAGGTGTCCACCCCCCATTTCTGCAGAGGAGTCTTTTGTACAAATTATTataacatgaattattaaaacgtgaataaatatgattatttttcaaatatcagATCATTTGTGTCATTAATTGTGTAGAgcagtcttttttctttcttttttttttcttttttttacattgtctcgctgtgtgtttattaaataaaactataaaataccAACATCTTGATCACTTATTAATTTCTTTCACTTGTTGCATTTTCAAAATGATATTACAATGTGAAtcattaaatcaatcaatcaaatattTTTAGTGAAACAGAGCAGCACATAGTGAGATGGAGGACAGTGAACGCACCGGTGACGTACTCGCGGGAGAGGTCAGAGGCAATTCAGAGATGATTAGACAAATGAGAGTTCACTGCAGCATACTACTTACGCTTTGGTTCGAGTTTACTTGGTGGGTTAATGAGTTGACCTCAAAATGATTGTGcggttaaaacattaaacatttagcagtgtttttttatttgaaaaaaataaaaaataatatatatatatatatatataaatatgttttaatttatttacatcatactgaattacatttaaagatgcatcatttttaaagtattgttaaattgttaattaataaataaacgtTAATTAATCATCTGAGACTGATTGTTTGAGTGCCTTAATATttattggtaaaaaaaacaaaaaaacaaaacaaaagacgTTACTTTATATAGGGGCTACATATAGGCTAGTAGGTTTACATTTGATATATACAATAGCGTGGGTAATGTAAACAACATGGGAGGAAACAGAAAAGAGGAGGTAGTAACAAGATTGAGAATTGGACACGGCAATCTATACAGCATACTTAAGTGTCCAGCTGTTCTTTGTAAATTATGTCAATTATCAGAAACTGTGGAACATGTGATCATCACGAGACGATGGTGCAAATGGAAAAATTGAGGTTCACAAGAGCAGAGAAAGCTAGTAGGCAGATGCCTACGTAAAGCACGTTGTGTTACATTGCGACGTataaaaagtgctatacaaataaagtttgattgaggTAACGACAGAGGATGCCGATAAACCTCAACGAAGAAGCAATAGGCGGTGAACTATCTTGACTGCGCAGCCTATCTTTGGTAGCAGGCGGGATCTAGGGATCGTAGTCTCTCGGCTGAAAGTCGGGCGGGCGGGTGCAGAGAGCAGCGTGGTCCTTCCTTTAAGTGACTGACTGACACCCGccgagggaaaaaaaagttactcTTGAGTTTGCGGACACACTGCCAACATGTCTGGAGATGAAGAGACACAGGAGCAGACGGTCGCCGACGACTTGGTGGTCACCAAGTACAAGATGGGCGCTGAGATCGCGAATCGTGAGTgaaatgcagctttaacattTATCCTCACTGTTAGCTAGCAGTGTCAGCTAGTCACAACCAGGCAGCAGCTGTGCCATGTGCCGCAGCGTGAGCAGCAGCGGCGGGTCACATCAGAAAGAGGGTCTTTAAGAGggtttaaaacaaataaaacatgacccCGGATAAATGATCAGGCAGAGCTTTTCTTTACATACAGTCCATTTTTTGTTAAACGTCACGCTGCTGTCACATTAGCCCGGTGTGCTACGTAGCTACTGCTATCTGACTAGCAGGCGTTAGCTGTAGCTGCTAACCTAACAGATAACAATGACAAGTAAAAAATGAGTGACGATATGCGGGCTGTGACAGACTGCCAAATGAGGACATGTATGTGTAAACAAATGAgtacccaaaactgaaaaaaaaatctcacgtAAGATGCTTGACTGAAGCTCtagttgttttaaatgttgtaatttaaaGTCATAATCAAGGTAAGTAGAAGGCAGTCAACACACCCAGCACGCTGCTCTGTTAaactactcttttttttttttagagggaaaaaaagtaacttATGAGACTCATAAACTCACAGGATCACCAACTCAACCTTTCTGTCAGGTCATGCAAATTACACTTTACATGCTGTTAACAATTATTGCATGTAGATGAATCAGTTGTATTATACctgatacatttatatattaagCAATATATAGCATTTGTAAGCCTACTGTCACTGAACACATCATTAGTATGTTATAACTGGTTATTCATCATAcagtcaaatataaatataacattgtTTGAACTTATTTACTTGTACTTTAAGTTTACACTATAACTATATTACTATATCAAAATGACTGCATACTGAACATGTAATCACGTTAGTTATTCATCCATGCAACATTTGCTGATTTAAACAGTCCCCACCTTCACATTAAGAAGTTTACCAGTTCAACCAGTCTTCTGGTTTAGCTTTAATATTTCTTCCAGTTTGGAGATTAACCAAGTGACCTTCCTGCCATATGATGTTTAGATTAAGATGGTAAaaccaacacaacacaaaattaCTACCACAGTCTagttgaactttaaaaaaaaaaaatttaaatctcgtagtgtctctttttttcattcccaGTCCATTCATTTCACCTGCTAGGTTGTGAAGACGACCTCATGTTCACCACAGGGTTCAATGACACTGTGTGTCCTTTTGGTTTTGTATTGTAGCTTATCAAGGCCGATCtgcttatttttcattcaaGCCATCTAATTTTCTGCATGCATTATGCTGTGTCAAGCTGATATGCAGCTGTCAGACAATCTGTCAAATGTTTAACTCTTTGTGAACATAGCATCAGCTAAGTCAAAGTCAAATGAGTTGTTCAGTTACATTGAATCCTGAACaaagagtaaaagtaattaTTGATAGTAACACTGACTATATGTGCAGTGGTGGCAGCCTGATGCCAGACTTATGAGTGCTGAAAATGACAATTAATTCAGTCATCAATCATGAAATTTTTCACggttttctgatattttatggaccaaaaagATTAATCCACTCACTGAGAAAATaatagattaattgatgattattatttttagccCAACCCTGTATACATTGTGTCATTGACATGCTATTTTAACCAtatcatatgtttttttttaaacttgtgtcCTGCAGAGGCTCTGAAGACAGTGGTTGGAGCAGCTATGGCTGGGGTCTCTGTGCTCAGCCTCTGTGAAAAGGGAGATGCCTTCATCATGGCAGAAACTGGGAAAATTTTCaagagggaaaaagaaatgaagaaaggtACGTTTTCTGTTGCAGTTAATTAGTCACCATCAATGTCTCTGACTcagcactcactcactcactctttctttctcaggtATCGCTTTTCCTACTTGTGTGTCAGTTAACAACTGTGTGTGCCATCACTCCCCCCTGAAGAGTGACCCTGATGTCATACTAAAGGATGGGGACCTTGTCAAAATGTAAGCGGCAGAACTGATACGTGTCCATTCTTTATACTTCATAAATTATGGTTTGCAATTTATTAGCAGTTCGCACTTGCTTTACCTCATATTTGCCTTTcgtgtttgtgtgcagtgaCCTCGGTGTGCACGTTGATGGCTTCATTTCAAATGTAGCTCACAGCTTTGTTGTTGGAGTGACAAAGGTATGTCATGTGCTGTTGCACTTAATGATTTATTCACAAGAGCCATGAGCTGTAACTGTAATTTACTTGATTACCACTGGTTGTCACATCATTAACAGCTAGTCATACTTCATTTCACCCTCTATTGTTCTTTAACTTGTCTTCTGTGTCACTACAGGACAACCCGCTGACAGGACGGAAGGCTGATGTTATGAAAGCAGCTCACCTCTGTGCTGAGGCTGCTCTGCGTCTCGTCAAGCCTGGAAACCAGGTAGAATTCTCCCACCGTGGCGACTAATTTGAACAGCAGCATCACTGTTTACACCTCCCATTTAATAATTGACTCGATGTCATCTGTCTATCAGAACTCACAGGTCACAGAAGCCTGGAACAAGATCGCAAAGTCATTCAAGTGCTCCCCTATTGAGGGTGGGTGTTTGTGAATGTTTGGCACTTTGAAGTTTTGTGATCTCAATGGTATACatttaatgaatgtaatttgacaTGCTTGTTTTACTCCTTCACTGTGTGCAGGCATGCTGTCCCATCAGCTCAAACAACATGTGATTGATGGAGAGAAAACTATCATTCAAAACCCAACGGACCAGCAAAAGTGGGTTCACTTAGCAAGTGCTTATTGTCACCAACCTTATGAGTGTTCCCCTTCACCAGTGGATGACCTTGTCACTTTGTTTTTGTAGGAAGGACCATGAGAAGGCTGAGTTTGAGGTGCATGAGGTATATGCAGTGGATGTGCTTATCAGCACTGGAGAGGGGAAGGTGAGGGGAATTTTTGGTATTgatgggggtttttttttaccaagttTGAAAAATCCATTCAGGCAATaatctatgttttgttttgcaattCAGGCAAAGGATGGAGGTCAGAGGACCACCGTTTACAAACGAGACCCCAACAAGGTGTACGGTTTGAAAATGAAGACATCCCGGACGTTCTTCAGTGAGATGGAGAGACGCTTTGATACAATGCCTTTCACCCTGAGGTAGCATTGTTAACTTGatcaaatatttcactttaaaaaaaggttttgtcaTCTAAATCATCTCTTAGGAGAAATAAGATGATTCaacttttgttttctgtttgttgccGTAGAGCGTTCGAGGATGAAGGCAAGGCCAGGCTGGGTGTGGTGGAGTGTGCCAAACATGAGCTGCTGCAGCCATTCAGCGtgctgaatgagaaagagagtgagtggAACAACAACGGGTGTAATTAAGGGCTTTGTGACATGACATTTTTGAAGGTTTGTTGATATGTGAACAAAATGAAGTGAAGGTTGGAAGTTTCTCTCCGCTTTTGGAAGGCTTCATATGTACttacatttttagaaaaatattGCATCAAGTTGGTAAAAGGACATGTCCATTATATATGTAGCAGAAGACATGCATCAGTTAGTAATAACAATGGATGTTCCatcccatttcttttttttcaatcgaGCGTCATCAATTACTGGTCCCATAGCTAAGACAATTTTCTTTCTGTCCCATTAAAAGTAATGAGAcaattttctttattgttatttatgtcATGTTTCtctaatgaaaacaaacaccatACTTGTGAGCCGTGCATTGAGCACAGTAGAGCCCTTTGGGACTCTCAAACCCACCTGCAGTCCAAGTGACAGTCATTTGATAAATGTAACGTTGCCACCATGTGCGATCTATGTGTAAGCTGTTCTTACAGGCCGTTTTTATTAATTGAGCTCCTTTTGGAGCGCCCTGGTAGCCGAATGGTTACAGCACATGCTACATAACCAcaatgtccctggtttgaatcGTGTTAgtgacctttgttgcatgtcgtGCCCCTTTCTGATGAGCTCCTTGCTCAGCATTCGCTGGGATGCAACGTCATCTAGTAATGCTTTGTGCTGGCCTGTCAAATGCGTCCAGCTGTGCTTAGTCAGTAAAGTTACATTGTCTACTGTCAAAAGAGGATAGTGTTACCAAAAAACCTTCCCTGcctaaaaaaatgactaaatctaTCAATAAGCTACTGAATGTTTAACTAAGATGGGGCACCCTCAAAAATGTTCACACATATCAACAACCTATGGCTGATTTAAAGAAAATCTGCATAAATCAGTTTTGACCATGAATTCTCTGATCACATTAAAGTACTATAATTAGCACCTGGTTGGTTTGTTTTAACTGAAACATTTGATGTCCAGATAATACACTTTGTTGGACCATTTGATGCAACtttcaactctctctctctgtgtccaggTGAATTTGTAGCCCAGTTCAAGTTCACCGTGCTGCTCATGGCCAACGGACCTCTGCGAATCACAAACAGCCTCTTTGAGCCAGAACTCTACAAGTCTGAGCACGAGGTGGAGGATGCCGAGCTGAAGGTGAAATATGTTTGACGAATGTTATATTATATCCCCTCCCTGAGAGGAAAGCACAAGACTAATGGACCGCTGTAGCATGCTCTTAGCTGAACTGGCATTTTTCACAGCGATTATGTGTTGATGTATTGTTTGCTGCACCTCATGAGgtcattaaagtcatttttttgctttttcccctttttaaagGCTTTGCTTCAGAGCTCAGCCAGCCGTAAGacgcaaaagaaaaagaaaaagaaggtgaGTTACAGAGCTGTCTGATACTGATCTGTGACAAACAAGAATGCATGTTCTGGTTtccttttaat is a window of Scomber scombrus chromosome 10, fScoSco1.1, whole genome shotgun sequence DNA encoding:
- the erbb3b gene encoding receptor tyrosine-protein kinase erbB-3b, with product MNQWRIILLSVTLLWSLQTALSQTHEVVCPGTQNGLSSTGSQENQYNLIKERYDDCEIIMGNLEITQIESNWDFSFLKAIREVTGYVLIAMNHFQEIPLGQLRVIRGNSLYERRFALSVFLNYPKDGSNGLRQLGLANLTEILEGGVQIINNKYLSYGPWIFWQDIIRDNSAPIDIQYNGERGPCHKSCGDYCWGPNKNQCQILTKTVCAPQCNGRCFGTSPRDCCHIECAAGCKGPLDVDCFACRHFNDSEACVPQCPQTLIYNKQTFQMENNPNAKYQYGSICVSQCPIHFVVDDSSCVSACPQDKMEVEREGQRQCELCSGLCPKVCEGTGAEHRQTVDSSNIDSFINCTKIQGSLHFLVTGILGDDFKQIPPLDAKKLEVFRTVREITDFLNIQSWPRELNDLSVFSSLTTIQGRSLYKRFSLMVMHISTLTSLGLRSLREISDGNVYVSQNANLCYHHTVNWAQLFRGRRIRINNINNNRPLTECVAEGHVCDPLCSDSGCWGPGPDQCLSCRNYSRNGTCVGSCNFYTGTLKEFAGPDGECIACHSECKPQIGEPSCTGPGADECVACANLRDGPYCMSSCPTGVNDGQRGLIFKYPNRDGHCEPCHHNCTQGCSGPGLNDCLETVILAISSGQITGIALGVPAGLIFCLVLFFLGVLYHRGLAIRRKRAMRRYLESGESFEPLGPGEKGTKVHARILRPSDLKKIKALGSGVFGTVHKGFWTPERETVKIPVAIKTIQDSSGRQTFTEITDHMLSMGSLDHPYIVRLLGICPGASLQLVTQLSSQGSLVEHLRQHKNSLDPQRLLNWCVQIAKGMYYLEEHCMVHRNLAARNILLKNDYQVQISDYGVADLLYPDDKKYVYTDTKTPIKWMALESILFRRYTHQSDVWSYGVTVWEMMSYGAEPYASVQPQEVPSLLEKGERLSQPHICTIDVYMVMVKCWMIDENIRPTFKELASDFTRMARDPPRYLVIKVEGGEAASEQIHRRESERGLLDAALDDQDEEGLEDGLATPPLQHSPSWSLSRSRISSYRSGTSQAGPVGYLPMTPSPVDSIRQLWFQRSRLSSVRTLPERSEVRGSGREAELCEEGLRTGSLHRARFGSERGNPHINRHRKLSTASSPSSYKVWMAGEEEEVDHYGYVLPGSPDTPDRVCRVSHAGRRNSRSTKNNPSLVVINPSHEYEVMSKEPGAPPCSTAGDSSQVDALSVALCRKTSPLPSLTFIAPLPAEDTTHLESLTPAVRSRQVNEDCEGTVAEQRDSAKKHQLTGDSESEIKVVDDQGQAVQGIGRYEYMDIRRSDSTEGQDQAHERRGHQTSAKSVAETDGTDGAEESQVVEVLKKEHQEEEEEEKNHCTNKQPTLEGNLSSMVMPRPDVLTAGGEKVEEYEEMTGFGVVSSGWEHADYQNLPVKGRAVSEDMGSGSCAGIGGYIKVCAGMESGSNTSFDNPDYWHSRLFLKPDAVRT
- the LOC133988043 gene encoding proliferation-associated protein 2G4-like — encoded protein: MSGDEETQEQTVADDLVVTKYKMGAEIANQALKTVVGAAMAGVSVLSLCEKGDAFIMAETGKIFKREKEMKKGIAFPTCVSVNNCVCHHSPLKSDPDVILKDGDLVKIDLGVHVDGFISNVAHSFVVGVTKDNPLTGRKADVMKAAHLCAEAALRLVKPGNQNSQVTEAWNKIAKSFKCSPIEGMLSHQLKQHVIDGEKTIIQNPTDQQKKDHEKAEFEVHEVYAVDVLISTGEGKAKDGGQRTTVYKRDPNKVYGLKMKTSRTFFSEMERRFDTMPFTLRAFEDEGKARLGVVECAKHELLQPFSVLNEKESEFVAQFKFTVLLMANGPLRITNSLFEPELYKSEHEVEDAELKALLQSSASRKTQKKKKKKASKTVESATGQAMETEAAE